A region of the Culex quinquefasciatus strain JHB chromosome 1, VPISU_Cqui_1.0_pri_paternal, whole genome shotgun sequence genome:
tcttaagcgctttggaatcgttagcgcaagtgaaaagatattgatggcgaccttcgttaagcagttaacctctcatctttcgtgtggatgtgtgtgccaccaaaatgatgagaaatggtctcgcaaaatagaaattatgatcaaatgtgcattaaatttgatctttttggccagtaaatggcataaatttgcgtgcttactcgaggcggtgctgttgctggtaaatGTATAgcctaaaaagtatttttggagctttaatcgaacatcaaactcttcatatgacgaagataggtgtttgattagaaagggtatatttcccctaccacGCGTCTCCATTTCTTATTTACAAATATTTCTAGTCGTTTTGATGGAGCAGCAAGATGAATGAATTGAACTTGTTATGAATATGTGATCAGACTTCGGATTTCTTTCAAGCAAAAACCAGAAACGCAACTTTGAGCATCAATTATTGTCCGTTTTTATTAGTTAGTTAATTTGCATGCATGCTGCATAACATGTTGTAACGTGTAGTGGTGAAGGTAGTAAGTTTCAAGGAGGAAAAATACAGCTACTGCTAGAAGTATTGTCAACTACTGTAGACGCTACTTGAAGGATTTTAAAACACGTGAGAAAAGTTGATATAATCTCGCAGTAAATAGTCTCTCTACAAGTGCCCTATAAGAATTCAAAGTTTAGCAAACGCTTTAAAACTGTTGAGTTGAGTTTGATATTAGAGTTTGTTGGAAGAATTTCGTTGTCATTGTCCGATATGCCGATTTCTTTGCCGTGGTTGATCCATCATTTAGTCCAGCTTGTTACTGTCGGTAAAGTCAACCGCCGATGAAGAAGAAGAAACCGCAGTTTTCCCCCCATTCTTCCCGTTCTTGCTTAAATACATGTTAAAGTAGAAGAAATACTTTTGCTTCTCGGCGTCCGTCATCTGCCCCTGGGAGTCCTGCGACGTGTCCGCACAAGCCCGCACCACAACCTCACACTTGGCCGGCATCGGACACACCGGGCACCGGTTCTCATCCAACTCGGCCGCGTCATTCTGGCTAAAGTGTCCCTCCCCCTCCTCCGGTTTCTCCGTCGGCGGTGGCGGCGTCGTCGGCGGATCCCGGCAGTACATGTACCACGTGATCGGATACGCGTTCATGCGCGACCCAAAGCTGATAAAGTGCACATCGATCGGCGGCGAGTCGTCCACCACCGAAAGAATCGGCTTCGGCAACCCGTCAATAATGACCGTAATCAGCCCCTTCCGGGTGATCTTGATGTGCACCTGGAAGTGTTCCGCCGGGAAGAAGTTGAAGGTGTGGCTGTGGTGCGCCGACATCCGGAGCGTTTCCTTGTAAATAACCGTGTAAACATTGCTGATCCGGATCTCGTACGTCTTCTCGTAGTCAGGATGCTGGCGCGAGTGGTTGCTGACGGACAGGAGCAGGGCGA
Encoded here:
- the LOC119765179 gene encoding uncharacterized protein LOC119765179, producing MALSTRFFNLVVWVVLICSTPMGDAIDIPGYCDIHTTTTSQYEEYFNIDAMGNNRSEKNVVDFVMYVQLQNMQEEIALLLSVSNHSRQHPDYEKTYEIRISNVYTVIYKETLRMSAHHSHTFNFFPAEHFQVHIKITRKGLITVIIDGLPKPILSVVDDSPPIDVHFISFGSRMNAYPITWYMYCRDPPTTPPPPTEKPEEGEGHFSQNDAAELDENRCPVCPMPAKCEVVVRACADTSQDSQGQMTDAEKQKYFFYFNMYLSKNGKNGGKTAVSSSSSAVDFTDSNKLD